CCGCCAGCCGCGCGGCCGTCCTGTTCGCCACGGAGCCGGTCTGGGCGGCCGTGTTCGCCGCCCTCCTCGGCGAGCCGGTGCGTCCGAGAGAGCTGGCCGGCGGGGCGCTGGTGCTCGCGGGGGTCCTGGCGGGCACCCGGCGTCGATCCGGGAGGGCTCAGTCCTCCCCGGGCAGCCATTCACCCCGATAGACGAGACGCGCCTCCCCGGCGAGATCGAGCCGGCCGTCCGCCCTCCGGCGAACGAACAGGGGGAGGCCGGAGGGAGGGACCACGCGGCAGGTCTCGCCGCCGCCGAGCAGCACGGCCGCCACGGCGAGCGCCGCCGACCCGCAAGCGAGGGTCTCTCCCGAGCCGCGCTCGAGCGTGCGGACGAGGGCGGCCCCGGGGCCGGTGATCGCGTAGACGGTGAGGTTCGCCCGGGCCGCGAGTTCGGCGTCCGCCGCCGCGAGAGCGCCGCGCAGCTCGGCGAGGTTCTCCGTCTCGACGGCCGGCGATTCGAACAGCACGTGAGGCACGCCCGCGGTGACGAGACGTCCCGCGCGGAGCGCGCCGGCGGCCCGAACCGTCACGATCGGCCCTCTCGCCGGGGGATCCACGCTGATCCGCACGCCCCGCGGATCCGGCGCGGCCTCGTACTCGTGGCCGCCCAGGACCAGCCGCGCGGGCCAGCGGGCCCGGCCTCGGCGCACCGCGTACAGCGCGGCGCACCGGGCCCCGTTGCCGCAGAAGGCCGCCTCGCTGCCGTCCGCGTTCCAGTAGCGCACTCGGACCGGATCGCCGCGCCCGACGAGCAGCAGCCCGTCGGCACCGATCCCCGACCTTCGCGCGCAGACCCGCCGGGCGAGTTCCGGGGGCGAAAGCGGCGGCGGCGGGTCGTCGTCGCCGACCACGAAGTCGTTGCCGGCCCCCGTCATCTTCCAGAAAGGCCAGACGTTCACGGCTCCGTCCCCGCGGGCGGTCGCGGAGCGAGCCAGTCCGTCGGCCCCGCGTACGCCGACCGGTTGCCCGCCGCATCCTCGGCCGCGGCCCTGTAGCGGTACCGCCGCCCGGGCTCGACCGCCCGGTCCTCGTAGAAGAAATCGGGGGCCGGGACGGCGGCCAGCGGCTCGAAGCGGCCCTCCCCTTCCTCCTGGCGCTCGATCAGGACGCGCGCCTCGTCGGGAGAACCGCCCGCCCGCCAGAAGATCCTGATCCTTCCCGCCTGCGCCACCGCGTCCAGGTCGCGCGGCGGCGCCGGGGGGAACCGGTCCTCGTAGGCGACGGCGCCGCACGAGACCGCGAAAGACTCCTGCGGCACGCCCCCGTCGGGCCGGCCGGTGACGATCTCGTAGGCGGGCCTCTCGCCGTACCGCACGGCGCGGTCGATCACCGATCCAGCGGCGATCGGGCCTTCGGCGACGGCGCTCCAGTGCTCCGGTCCGGGAGGGCCGTCGACCCGGTAGACCCTCGCGACGAGATCGGGACCGGCCTCCCCCTCGTCCAGGCGCCAGGCGATCTCGACGCCCTCCTCGCGAGGCACGAGGCGGCACGCAGCAGGAGCCGGCGGCGGCGCGGCCGGCACCAGCGGCACCCGGTCGGAGGGGAGCGACCTGGAGGCGCGGTCGCGCACCGCGAGCGCCACCACGAAAGCGGGAGCGTCGCCGAGGCGGGCGAGGTCGATCGCCCCTTCCACCCACGCGGGTCCGTCCCCGGGTGCGGCTCCGACGGGATGCTCCTCCGCCGAGCGAAGGTACTCGCGAGCCCGCTCGGGCACGTTCCAGCCGCTCGCCTTCTCCGGCGATGCGACGGGCAACGCCAGGAGCACCAGCTCGGCCGGCGGCCGGAGGGGTCGGCCTCCGAGCGTCGCGGGGGTGACCCGGGCGGCGAATTCGAGCCGATCTCCCCGGAGCCGCCACGTCACCCCGGCCGGGGTTTCGGGAATGTGCGGCCGCGGCGGCCGCGGCCGGGCCCGGTGGCCGCACCCGGCGGCGACGAGACCGCACAGCACCGCGAGGAACCGCCGCAGGCGTGGGCTCACAGCACGTAGCGCGCGAGATCGGTCTTCGCCACCACGTCCTGGAGGGCCTGCCGGACCGTGTCGGCGTCGATCTCGCACCGCCCCTGGAGGCGGTCCGGGGCGTCGAACAGCTTCGGCTCGAGGAGGCGTTCGAGGACGGTCGCCAGCCGCCGGGCGCCGATGTCCTCGGTCTGCCGGTTGATCTCGTCGGCCAGCCGAGCGATCTCGGCGATCGCCTCCCTGGTGAAGGACAGCTCGACGCCGTCCACCTCCAGCAGCGCCTGGTACTGGCGGATGAGCGAGTTCTCCGGCTCGAGGAGGATCCGCTCGAAGTCCTCCCGCGTCAGGCGCTGGAGCTCCACGCGGATCGGGAAACGCCCCTGCAGCTCCGGAATCAGATCGGACGGTTTCGACACGTGGAAGGCGCCGGCGGCGATGAAAAGGATGTGGTCCGTCCTGACCGGACCGTGCTTGGTCTGGACGATCGTTCCCTCCACGATCGGGAGGAGGTCGCGTTGCACCCCCTGGCGGCTGACGTCCGGACCGTGGGAGCCGGCGTCCGGCCCGGCGATCTTGTCCAGCTCGTCGATGAACAGGATCCCCGTCTCCTCGACGCGGCGGATCGCCTCCGCGGCGATCTCCTCGGCGTCCAGACGGCGGTCCTCCTCCTCGCGCTGGAGCGCCTTCCGCGCCTCCGCCACGCTCATCCGGCGGCGGGTCGTCCGCGGGCCGAACAGTCCCGGCATCATCTCGCCGAGCTTGATGTCGATCTCCTCCAGGCCCGGCGCGCCGGCGATCTTGAACGCCGGCGGCGAGGCGGCGCGGACCTCGATCTCCACCGGTTCGGCCTCGAGTTCTCCGGCGCGGAGCCGGCGCCGGAGCGCTTCGCGCGCCTCGAGACGCTCGCGGCCCTCCCCGGAGATCCGGCCCGCGGCGAGCGCGTCGAGCAGCCGGTCCTCGACCGCGCGCTGGGCGGCGGCGGCGACGTCGCGCCGCCGCTGCTGCCGGACCTGGTCGATCGCCACCTCCACCAGATCGCGCACCATCGACTCGCAGTCCCGGCCGACGTAACCCACCTCGGTGTACTTCGTCGCCTCGACCTTGAGAAACGGGCTGCCGGTCAGGCGCGCGAGCCGCCGGGCGATCTCCGTCTTCCCCACGCCGGTCGACCCGATCATGAGGATGTTCTTCGGTAGCACTTCCTCGGCGAGCGCCGGCGGAAGCTGGCGGCGCCGCCACCTGTTCCGGAGCGCGATCGCGACCGCGCGCTTGGCCTCCTCCTGACCGACGATGAACCGGTCGAGTTCGGCCACGACCTGGGACGGGGTCAGCGAATCGACGCCGGGTGCCGGAAGCGCGTCACCGAGGCGCGTCCGCTCCGGACGTCCGGGCATGTAGAAGACCACGTTCACTCCTCCCCGCCGTCCAGCGTTTCGCAGACGAGGTCGCCTCCGGTGTAGATGTCGAGGCCGGCGGCGATCCGCAGCGCCTCCTTGGCCACCACCTCGGGCGGCAGGTCGGTGTGGGCGAGCATCGCGCGGGCGGCCGCCAGCGCCGCGGTGCCCCCGCTGCCGATCGCCATCGTACCGTCGTCCGGCTCGATGAGATCTCCCGTCCCCGACAGCAGGAGCGTTCGCTCGCGGTCGGCGACGAGGAGGAGCGCCTCGAGGCGCCGCAGCGCCCGGTCGGTTCGCCAGTCCTTGACCAGCTCCACCGCCGCCCGCTCCAGCCGGCCGCCCGCCTCTTCGAGCCGCGCCTCGAAGCGGCTGAACAGGGCGAAAGCGTCGGCGGCACCGCCGGCGAAACCGGCGAGGACCGCGCCGCCTCCCAGCCGGCGGATCTTTCGCGCCCCCGACTTGACGATCGTGCTCTCCAGGGTCACCTGCCCGTCGCCCGCCATCGCCACGCGGCCGCCCCGGCGCACCGCGAGAACCGTCGTCGACCGGATCACCGCCATCGGGAACACCTGCGTGCCGATCCGAACCGGATCGCACGCCGAACGGGGAGCCGCCTCGCGCCCGGCACCCGGGATCCACCCCGCGGCATGCGCCCGGCGGGGCCGGCTCTATATTCCCCCGCGGGAGCATTTTCGTAAAGGAAGCACACGGATTGTCAACGCCAAGACCCCATCGTGCGGCGGTGGCCTATGTGGTCGTCGTCGCCGCAGCGGGGATGCTCGCGGGCGCCGACATGGCGCGCCGGGCGGCCCGCCCCGTAACCGGCGGCCTGCTGCCGATCGCCGTCTTCGGCCTGCTCGGTCTCGGCTGGTCGCTGATGACCTTCAAGGTCGACCGCCGGCGGGGGGGCCGGGCGGCGGTCACGCTCGCTCCCGCCGCCTACGAGGCGCTGTTCCCGCTCGGTGATCCCGCCGGAGCCGGCATCGTCGCCCTTCTCACGACGGTGTTCGACTGGGCCGCCCATCGCCGCGGCCTTCTCCAGGGGGCGTTCAACGTCGGCCAGGTTCTCGCCGCCGCTTGGGCCGGAACGCGCGCGGCCGAGGCGGTCACGGCCGCGACACCGGGACTGCCGGGCATCGGCGCGGGGGCGCTCGCCGGCGCGGCCGTCTTCACGGCGATCAACTTCGCGCTGACCTACGCGGCGATGAGCCTGGCGACCGGCCGATCGGCCCGCGACAGCGGAGTCATCTCCTACGCGGCTCTCAGCAACGAGATCGTCGTCGGCTGCTTCGCCGCCCTCCTCGCCCTCTCCTGGTCCGCCCACCCCGCGCTCCTCGTCGTCTCCGTCGTGCCCCCGACGCTTCTGTTCCTGATCCTCTCCCGCCTCGAGGAGCGCGAAGGCGCCCTCCGCCGGCGGCAGAAGGAGCTGCAGTCCCTTCAGGAGCTGGGACTCCGCGTCAGCGCCCAGCTCGACACCACGACCCTCGCCTCGGTCGCGACGCAAATCGTCGCCCACGACCTCCGGGCGCGCGGAGCGGTCCTCGCCTTCGTCGGGGACAGCGAGTACGAACTCCGGGTAGCGGCCGTGAGCGACCGCCGGGAGGAGATCAACGTCCCCCCGCGCCTGCCGCGGGGCGGTTTCGATGGCCCGTTCCTCGCGCGGCGCGAGCCGATGATCGGCGATCCCGTGGCGGTTCGCCGCTTCCCCGAGCTGTCGCTGTTCGGCGTGACGAGCTTTATCGCGCACCCGCTTTGGATCCTGGGGGAGCCCGCCGGCGTCCTCGCCGTCTACGACGACGGGGGACGCGAGCCGTTCGGCGCCGAGGACGCCCGCCGCCTGTCGGCTCTCGTGCGCTTCATCGAGGTCGCTCTCGACAACGCCAAGCTGTACGACGACCTCCGCGAGATGCAGCAGCAGCTCATCCAGACCGAGAAGATGACCGCGATGGGCCAGCTGGTGTCGGGGGTCGCGCACGAGCTCAACAACCCGCTGGCGACGATCTCGGGGACCGCGGAGCTGGTCGAGCAGCGCTCTCTGCCGGAGGACGTGGCGCGCATGGTTCGGCGCATCCGGCGCGAGGCGGACCGGGCGTCGAGGATCGTGCGCAGCCTGCTCACCTTCAGCCGCGCACACAAGCCGGAGGTGGGATGGCACTCGCTGAATCCGATCGTCGAGGAGGTCCTCGAGCTGCGCTCCTACGAGTGCCGCGTCCGCAACATCACCCTCACGCACGAGCTGGATCCCGACCTGCCGCTGGTGCGCGTCGATCCCCACCAGATCCATCAGGTGCTGCTGAA
This Acidobacteriota bacterium DNA region includes the following protein-coding sequences:
- a CDS encoding response regulator yields the protein MVVVAAAGMLAGADMARRAARPVTGGLLPIAVFGLLGLGWSLMTFKVDRRRGGRAAVTLAPAAYEALFPLGDPAGAGIVALLTTVFDWAAHRRGLLQGAFNVGQVLAAAWAGTRAAEAVTAATPGLPGIGAGALAGAAVFTAINFALTYAAMSLATGRSARDSGVISYAALSNEIVVGCFAALLALSWSAHPALLVVSVVPPTLLFLILSRLEEREGALRRRQKELQSLQELGLRVSAQLDTTTLASVATQIVAHDLRARGAVLAFVGDSEYELRVAAVSDRREEINVPPRLPRGGFDGPFLARREPMIGDPVAVRRFPELSLFGVTSFIAHPLWILGEPAGVLAVYDDGGREPFGAEDARRLSALVRFIEVALDNAKLYDDLREMQQQLIQTEKMTAMGQLVSGVAHELNNPLATISGTAELVEQRSLPEDVARMVRRIRREADRASRIVRSLLTFSRAHKPEVGWHSLNPIVEEVLELRSYECRVRNITLTHELDPDLPLVRVDPHQIHQVLLNLVTNAVHAIEETDRPGLILVRTYREGDTVRLEVSDNGPGIPEENLGKLFNPFFTTKEVGKGTGLGLSICYGIVREHRGRISVRSVPGRGATFTVELPIPDEPAPAEPTPVPAAASAQAPPPDGKGRRVLVADDEAGIREVLREALEAWGFTVDTVPDGHRGLERLRERRYDLAILDLRMPGLDGQGLYDRARAEGLTFPPVIFSTGDAVSAEARSFLDRVAAPVLLKPFSLAGLREAIEAATTGVSPRDTAPAAG
- the hslU gene encoding ATP-dependent protease ATPase subunit HslU, with product MPGRPERTRLGDALPAPGVDSLTPSQVVAELDRFIVGQEEAKRAVAIALRNRWRRRQLPPALAEEVLPKNILMIGSTGVGKTEIARRLARLTGSPFLKVEATKYTEVGYVGRDCESMVRDLVEVAIDQVRQQRRRDVAAAAQRAVEDRLLDALAAGRISGEGRERLEAREALRRRLRAGELEAEPVEIEVRAASPPAFKIAGAPGLEEIDIKLGEMMPGLFGPRTTRRRMSVAEARKALQREEEDRRLDAEEIAAEAIRRVEETGILFIDELDKIAGPDAGSHGPDVSRQGVQRDLLPIVEGTIVQTKHGPVRTDHILFIAAGAFHVSKPSDLIPELQGRFPIRVELQRLTREDFERILLEPENSLIRQYQALLEVDGVELSFTREAIAEIARLADEINRQTEDIGARRLATVLERLLEPKLFDAPDRLQGRCEIDADTVRQALQDVVAKTDLARYVL
- the hslV gene encoding ATP-dependent protease subunit HslV, giving the protein MAVIRSTTVLAVRRGGRVAMAGDGQVTLESTIVKSGARKIRRLGGGAVLAGFAGGAADAFALFSRFEARLEEAGGRLERAAVELVKDWRTDRALRRLEALLLVADRERTLLLSGTGDLIEPDDGTMAIGSGGTAALAAARAMLAHTDLPPEVVAKEALRIAAGLDIYTGGDLVCETLDGGEE
- the dapF gene encoding diaminopimelate epimerase — encoded protein: MNVWPFWKMTGAGNDFVVGDDDPPPPLSPPELARRVCARRSGIGADGLLLVGRGDPVRVRYWNADGSEAAFCGNGARCAALYAVRRGRARWPARLVLGGHEYEAAPDPRGVRISVDPPARGPIVTVRAAGALRAGRLVTAGVPHVLFESPAVETENLAELRGALAAADAELAARANLTVYAITGPGAALVRTLERGSGETLACGSAALAVAAVLLGGGETCRVVPPSGLPLFVRRRADGRLDLAGEARLVYRGEWLPGED